A genome region from Amblyraja radiata isolate CabotCenter1 chromosome 4, sAmbRad1.1.pri, whole genome shotgun sequence includes the following:
- the LOC116971767 gene encoding ras-related protein Rab-11A, with protein MGTRDDEYDYLFKVVLIGDSGVGKSNLLSRFTRNEFNLESKSTIGVEFATRSIQVDGKTIKAQIWDTAGQERYRAITSAYYRGAVGALLVYDIAKHLTYENVERWLKELRDHADNNIVIMLVGNKSDLRHLRAVPTDEAKAFAEKNGLSFIETSALDSTNVETAFQTILTEIYRIVSQKQISDKRENDMSPSNNVVPIHMPPTTENKPKMRTRSGRVGKDKDRD; from the exons ATGGGGACGCGAGACGACGAGTATGATTACCTGTTCAAAGTTGTCCTGATTGGTGATTCGGGAGTGGGGAAAAGCAACCTCTTATCACGCTTCACACGCAATGAGTTTAACCTTGAAAGCAAGAGCACAATTGGAGTGGAATTTGCAACAAGAAGCATCCAGGTGGATGGGAAGACGATTAAAGCCCAAATCTGGGACACAGCTGGTCAGGAGAGATATCGAGCTATCACATCAGCATATTATCGTGGAGCTGTAGGTGCGTTATTGGTTTATGATATTGCCAAACACCTAACATACGAGAATGTGGAGAGGTGGTTAAAGGAGCTGCGGGATCATGCGGACAATAATATAGTCATCATGCTGGTGGGGAACAAAAGTGATCTgcgtcacctccgagctgtgcccACAGACGAGGCAAAGGCCTTTGCAGAGAAAAATGGACTGTCATTTATCGAAACTTCAGCCTTGGACTCGACAAATGTAGAGACTGCATTCCAGACTATTCTCACAGAAATTTATCGTATTGTGTCTCAAAAGCAAATATCGGACAAGCGTGAAAATGACATGTCCCCAAGTAATAATGTGGTCCCCATTCACATGCCTCCAACTACTGAAAACAAACCaaagatgcgaacccggtcgggacgtgtt gggaaagat AAAGATCGAGATTGA